The following proteins come from a genomic window of Paramicrobacterium humi:
- a CDS encoding TlyA family RNA methyltransferase — MSVTSQRLDTALARRGLARSRAAAAELIKGGLVAVDGRTVVKPAFAVAETQRIEVAGADHYVSRGAHKLIAALDAFEIPVSGREVLDIGASTGGFTQVLLERGATRVIALDVGHGQLVPELRNDRRVVVVEGFNARELSADSLAAASGIDKSPSLVVGDLSFISLRYLFGPLADTVGRSAEIVLLIKPQFEVGKTGVREGIVRDAGLRVDAVQNVLWSAWDAGFGVRGLIASPIAGTHGNREFLVHLTAEGGSNPTEWMQRAARLAGDGE, encoded by the coding sequence ATCTCGGTGACATCGCAGCGCCTCGACACCGCCCTCGCTCGTCGCGGACTCGCGCGTTCGAGAGCCGCAGCCGCGGAACTGATCAAGGGCGGCCTCGTCGCCGTCGACGGCCGCACCGTCGTCAAGCCGGCGTTCGCGGTCGCGGAGACGCAGCGGATCGAGGTGGCCGGCGCCGATCACTACGTCAGCCGCGGCGCACACAAGCTCATCGCCGCGCTCGACGCCTTCGAGATTCCCGTGTCCGGTCGGGAGGTCCTCGACATCGGCGCCTCCACCGGCGGCTTCACGCAAGTGCTGCTCGAGCGCGGTGCGACGCGCGTCATCGCCCTCGACGTGGGACACGGGCAGCTCGTTCCCGAACTCAGAAACGACCGCAGAGTCGTCGTCGTGGAGGGCTTCAACGCCCGTGAGCTGAGCGCGGACTCGCTCGCCGCGGCATCCGGGATCGACAAATCACCCTCGCTCGTCGTGGGGGATCTCTCGTTCATCTCGCTGCGGTACCTGTTCGGGCCGCTCGCCGACACGGTCGGACGCTCGGCTGAGATCGTGCTTCTCATCAAACCGCAGTTCGAGGTCGGGAAGACGGGCGTGCGCGAAGGCATCGTGCGGGATGCCGGGCTGCGGGTGGACGCCGTTCAGAACGTGCTGTGGTCCGCGTGGGATGCCGGCTTCGGCGTGCGCGGGCTCATCGCGTCGCCGATCGCGGGCACGCACGGAAACCGGGAGTTTCTCGTGCACCTCACGGCAGAAGGCGGCTCGAATCCGACAGAATGGATGCAGCGCGCGGCCCGACTGGCAGGAGATGGTGAATGA
- a CDS encoding NAD kinase — translation MTAERNILVVSHTGRADSLAAASHVIDQLREAGMTPVLIADESADLRANGLDVTGVKILDDVATAELELVMVLGGDGTILRAAEVVREEAIPLLGVNLGHVGFLAELERDDLRGAVQRVVRRDYSVEERMTLAVTVTVSGDVVYSTWALNEATVEKASRERMLELVIQVDQRPLVSFGADGAVISTPTGSTAYNFSAGGPVIWPTVEAITLVPLSAHALFAKPIVIAPGSTLAIDVLDRSDGMGVLWCDGRRTYELQPGSRVNAERSDTPVRLARLHDSPFTDRLVRKFHLPVSGWRGPAA, via the coding sequence ATGACGGCGGAGAGAAACATCCTCGTGGTCTCGCACACCGGGCGCGCCGACTCGCTCGCCGCCGCCTCGCACGTCATCGACCAGCTGCGTGAGGCCGGGATGACGCCGGTGCTCATTGCGGACGAGAGCGCGGACCTTCGCGCGAACGGCCTCGACGTCACGGGCGTGAAGATTCTCGACGACGTGGCGACGGCGGAGCTCGAGCTCGTCATGGTCCTCGGTGGTGACGGGACGATCCTGCGCGCGGCCGAGGTCGTGCGCGAGGAGGCGATCCCACTGCTCGGCGTCAACCTCGGTCACGTCGGTTTCCTCGCCGAGCTCGAACGCGACGACCTTCGCGGTGCGGTGCAGCGCGTCGTCAGGCGCGACTACTCCGTCGAGGAGCGCATGACGCTCGCCGTCACTGTCACGGTGTCAGGGGACGTCGTGTACTCGACGTGGGCGCTCAACGAGGCGACAGTGGAGAAGGCGAGCCGAGAGCGCATGCTCGAGCTCGTCATCCAGGTCGACCAGCGTCCACTCGTGTCCTTCGGTGCCGACGGCGCCGTCATCTCGACTCCGACGGGGTCCACCGCCTACAACTTCTCGGCCGGCGGGCCCGTCATCTGGCCGACCGTGGAAGCGATCACGCTCGTGCCGCTGAGCGCTCACGCGCTGTTCGCGAAGCCGATCGTCATCGCTCCAGGCTCCACCCTCGCGATCGACGTGCTCGATCGCAGCGACGGCATGGGCGTGCTGTGGTGCGACGGGCGCCGCACTTACGAACTGCAACCCGGATCGCGCGTCAACGCCGAACGCTCCGACACCCCGGTGCGGCTCGCGCGCTTGCACGACAGCCCGTTCACTGACAGGCTCGTGCGCAAATTCCATCTTCCCGTGAGCGGATGGAGGGGACCCGCGGCATGA
- the recN gene encoding DNA repair protein RecN produces the protein MIEEIEIADLGVIASATLPLGSGFTAITGETGAGKTMVVTALGLLLGGRADSGTVRAGASQARVDGRWIVEDTGHVADRVREAGGDVDAFGGDGLAELTLGRTVTAEGRSRAQVGGRSAPNGVLTELGERLVAVHGQSDQIRLRSQSAQRGAVDRAAGAELDEVLARYREAFARWRSEEQELATLTRERDARSAEAAELREAMDEIEAAAPRPGEDDELAATAEKLTNLEELRLSASAAREAISSELVEGGDVLALIENARRSLERVTEFDDALAPIAEQLANLSYLASEAAGELSSYLASLDADGSNELEAINERRAVLGTLMRRHGPSLDDVIAALDQGSARLLELDSDSDRIEQLTRQVEEDGVLVASLAAETTAIRTRAAERLGTAISEELSALAMPDASVIIAVSDTGEYSRNGRDEVQFLLRAHAGAEPRPLSKGASGGELSRVMLAIEVVISASDPVPTYVFDEVDAGVGGAAAIEIGRRLARLSQHAQVIVVTHLAQVAAFATNHLTVVKESDGFVTHSSVKPLEGEARTEEMARLLSGLSDSDTGLAHAEELLELARSDSRLIG, from the coding sequence ATGATCGAGGAGATCGAGATCGCCGACCTCGGCGTCATCGCGTCCGCGACCCTGCCCCTTGGCTCCGGCTTCACGGCGATCACCGGCGAGACGGGCGCGGGAAAGACGATGGTCGTCACCGCGCTCGGGCTGCTTCTCGGCGGTCGCGCGGACTCTGGCACCGTGCGAGCGGGAGCGAGCCAGGCGCGCGTCGACGGTCGCTGGATCGTGGAGGACACCGGGCACGTGGCCGACCGCGTGCGAGAGGCAGGGGGCGACGTCGACGCCTTCGGCGGCGACGGACTGGCGGAACTGACGCTCGGCCGCACCGTCACCGCGGAAGGACGCAGCCGCGCCCAGGTCGGTGGACGAAGCGCTCCCAACGGCGTGCTGACCGAACTGGGGGAGCGGCTCGTCGCCGTGCACGGCCAGTCCGATCAGATCCGGCTTCGGTCGCAGTCCGCGCAGCGCGGCGCCGTCGACCGTGCGGCGGGCGCGGAGCTCGATGAGGTCCTCGCCCGGTACCGGGAGGCTTTTGCGCGCTGGCGCTCGGAGGAGCAGGAGCTCGCCACCCTCACGCGGGAACGCGACGCCCGTTCCGCCGAAGCAGCGGAGCTGCGTGAGGCCATGGACGAGATCGAGGCCGCGGCGCCGCGCCCCGGCGAAGACGACGAGCTCGCCGCGACCGCTGAGAAGCTCACGAACCTCGAAGAGCTTCGCCTGTCCGCATCCGCGGCTCGCGAGGCGATCTCCTCCGAGCTCGTCGAGGGCGGAGACGTGCTCGCTCTCATCGAGAACGCTCGCCGCTCCCTCGAGCGCGTCACCGAGTTCGACGATGCCCTCGCGCCCATCGCCGAGCAGCTCGCGAACCTCAGCTACCTCGCCTCCGAGGCTGCGGGGGAGCTCTCGAGCTATCTCGCGTCGCTCGACGCAGACGGCAGCAACGAACTCGAGGCCATCAACGAGCGCCGCGCCGTGCTCGGCACGCTCATGCGGCGCCATGGTCCGAGCCTCGACGACGTCATCGCCGCCCTCGATCAGGGCAGCGCGCGCCTTCTCGAACTCGACAGCGACTCAGACCGCATCGAACAGCTCACGCGGCAGGTCGAGGAGGACGGCGTGCTCGTCGCCTCCCTCGCCGCCGAGACCACGGCGATACGCACCCGCGCCGCGGAACGCCTCGGCACGGCCATCAGCGAAGAGCTGAGCGCGCTCGCGATGCCGGACGCCTCGGTGATCATCGCCGTGAGCGACACGGGCGAGTACTCGCGCAACGGCCGTGACGAGGTGCAGTTCCTGCTCCGCGCGCACGCCGGCGCGGAACCGCGGCCGCTCTCGAAGGGCGCCTCGGGCGGCGAGCTGTCGCGCGTGATGCTCGCGATCGAGGTCGTGATCTCGGCATCCGACCCTGTGCCGACATATGTCTTCGATGAGGTCGACGCGGGCGTCGGCGGCGCGGCGGCGATCGAGATCGGCCGGCGACTCGCCCGGCTCTCGCAGCACGCGCAAGTCATCGTCGTCACCCACCTCGCCCAAGTGGCGGCGTTCGCCACCAACCACCTCACGGTGGTCAAGGAGAGCGACGGCTTCGTGACCCACTCGAGCGTGAAGCCGCTCGAGGGGGAGGCCCGCACCGAGGAGATGGCGCGACTGCTCTCGGGACTCAGCGACAGCGACACCGGACTGGCTCACGCCGAGGAGCTGCTTGAGCTCGCTCGGTCCGACTCACGACTGATAGGATAG
- a CDS encoding CTP synthase gives MANISDTGTSNGTTKHVFVTGGVVSSLGKGLTAASLGNLLTARGLRVVMQKLDPYLNVDPGTMNPFQHGEVFVTDDGAETDLDIGHYERFLDINLSQSANVTTGQIYSTVIQKERRGEYLGDTVQVIPHITDEIKRRMRLQASESPKPDVIITEVGGTIGDIESQPFIEAARQVRHELGRDNVFFVHVSLVPYMGASGEQKTKPTQHSVAALRSIGIQPDALVLRSDRPVTESNKRKIALMCDVDERAVVNTVDVPSIYDIPSTLHDQGLDAYIIDALGLHAGDVDWSRWNTVLTAVHEPKDEVTIGLVGKYIDLPDAYLSVTEAIKAGGFAHRTAVTLRWIPSDECETPEGAARALSELDGICVPGGFGIRGIEGKLGALNYARAHKIPTLGLCLGLQCMVIEYARSEAGLEGASSTEFDAETEFPVIATMAEQVEILAEGDLGGTMRLGLYPAKLAEGSLAADLYGSTEASERHRHRYEVNNAYRERIADAGLSFSGTSPDGRLVEYVELPRDVHPFYIGTQAHPELRSRPTDAHPLFAGLVAAALERHKASLLFDDEVSEEN, from the coding sequence GTGGCGAACATTTCAGATACGGGTACTTCAAACGGCACGACCAAGCACGTTTTCGTGACTGGTGGTGTCGTTTCTTCGTTGGGGAAGGGCCTGACGGCGGCAAGCCTCGGCAACCTTCTCACCGCGCGCGGACTGCGGGTGGTGATGCAGAAGCTCGACCCGTACCTCAACGTCGACCCGGGAACGATGAATCCGTTCCAGCACGGTGAAGTCTTCGTCACCGACGACGGCGCCGAGACGGATCTCGACATCGGCCACTACGAGCGCTTCCTCGACATCAACCTCAGCCAGTCCGCCAACGTGACGACGGGCCAGATCTACTCGACCGTCATCCAGAAGGAGCGCCGCGGCGAGTACCTCGGCGACACCGTGCAGGTCATCCCGCACATCACGGACGAGATCAAGCGCCGCATGCGCCTGCAGGCGTCCGAGTCCCCGAAGCCCGACGTCATCATCACCGAGGTCGGCGGAACCATCGGCGACATCGAATCGCAGCCGTTCATCGAGGCCGCCCGCCAGGTGCGGCATGAGCTCGGCCGCGACAACGTCTTCTTCGTGCACGTCTCCCTCGTGCCCTACATGGGCGCCTCAGGGGAGCAGAAGACCAAGCCGACGCAGCACTCCGTCGCAGCGCTGCGCTCGATCGGCATCCAGCCCGACGCTCTCGTCCTGCGCAGCGACCGGCCCGTCACCGAGAGCAACAAGCGAAAGATCGCGCTCATGTGCGACGTCGACGAGCGCGCCGTCGTCAACACGGTCGACGTGCCGTCGATCTACGACATCCCCTCGACGCTGCACGACCAGGGCCTCGACGCGTACATCATCGACGCACTCGGTCTGCACGCCGGAGACGTCGACTGGAGCCGCTGGAACACCGTGCTCACCGCCGTGCACGAGCCGAAGGACGAAGTCACCATCGGTCTCGTCGGCAAGTACATCGACCTGCCCGACGCCTACCTGTCGGTGACGGAGGCCATCAAGGCAGGCGGATTCGCTCACCGCACCGCCGTGACGCTTCGCTGGATTCCGTCGGACGAGTGCGAGACGCCCGAGGGCGCGGCACGAGCGCTCTCCGAGCTCGACGGCATCTGCGTGCCCGGCGGGTTCGGCATCCGCGGGATCGAGGGAAAGCTCGGGGCGCTCAACTACGCGCGCGCCCACAAGATCCCCACGCTCGGCCTGTGCCTCGGCCTGCAGTGCATGGTGATCGAGTACGCCCGCTCGGAAGCGGGCCTCGAGGGAGCGAGCTCCACCGAGTTCGACGCCGAAACCGAGTTCCCCGTCATCGCGACGATGGCCGAGCAGGTCGAGATCCTCGCCGAGGGCGACCTGGGTGGCACCATGCGGCTCGGGCTCTACCCGGCGAAGCTCGCCGAAGGCTCTCTCGCCGCCGACCTGTACGGCTCGACCGAGGCCTCCGAACGCCACCGTCACCGCTACGAAGTCAACAACGCGTACCGGGAGCGCATCGCCGACGCCGGGCTGAGCTTCTCCGGAACCTCGCCCGACGGACGACTCGTGGAGTACGTGGAGCTGCCGCGCGACGTGCACCCGTTCTACATCGGAACCCAGGCGCACCCGGAGCTTCGCTCACGGCCCACCGACGCGCACCCGCTCTTCGCAGGCCTCGTCGCCGCGGCCCTCGAGCGGCACAAGGCGAGCCTGCTGTTCGACGATGAGGTGTCGGAGGAGAACTGA
- a CDS encoding NUDIX domain-containing protein, which produces MAHQRRPLRDEPSTVDIVSSDVVYHGRVWDIRKDAFRYNGDTIVREYTDHTGAVAILALDEHDRVLLINQYRHPVGARLWEIPAGLLDEHGEPPLDAAKRELAEEADVEADDWATLAEFYTSPGGSDEAIRVYLARGLHRIPERFDRTGEEADIEVRWVSLDEVVDAVRDRRLQNPSLVTGVLSAYVERERGWSGLAPADAAWPRVRARGHSA; this is translated from the coding sequence ATGGCACACCAGCGGCGTCCGCTGCGGGACGAGCCGAGCACGGTCGACATCGTCTCGAGCGACGTGGTGTACCACGGCCGTGTCTGGGACATCCGCAAGGACGCGTTCCGGTACAACGGCGACACCATCGTTCGCGAGTACACCGACCACACCGGCGCCGTCGCGATCCTCGCCCTCGACGAGCACGACCGTGTGCTGCTGATCAACCAGTACCGGCACCCGGTAGGCGCAAGGCTCTGGGAGATCCCGGCCGGGCTCCTCGACGAGCACGGCGAGCCTCCGCTCGACGCCGCCAAGCGCGAGCTCGCGGAAGAGGCCGATGTCGAGGCCGACGACTGGGCGACCCTCGCCGAGTTCTACACGTCGCCGGGCGGAAGCGACGAGGCGATCCGCGTCTACCTCGCCCGCGGGCTGCACCGCATTCCCGAGCGCTTCGACCGCACAGGGGAAGAAGCCGACATCGAAGTGCGCTGGGTGAGCCTCGACGAAGTCGTGGACGCCGTGCGGGATCGTCGCCTGCAGAATCCGTCTCTCGTCACCGGCGTGCTCTCCGCGTACGTGGAACGCGAGCGCGGCTGGTCGGGGCTCGCCCCTGCCGACGCCGCGTGGCCGCGCGTGAGAGCTCGAGGCCACTCGGCGTGA
- the xerD gene encoding site-specific tyrosine recombinase XerD, with protein sequence MSLERAVDTYLRHVRIERGLSDNTLSAYRRDLQRYLGWLAENGIADAADVSAAHVSAFARGLSDDPEHHLTASSVARVLSTVRGLHRFLLEEQVTQVDVAAEVKPPKLPSRLPKAITIAQVEALLATAAGDSVQHIRNRALLELLYATGARVSEVCALNVDDVVDTDIVRLTGKGDKQRIVPIGSFARAALDEYLVRVRPALSTRGPSTPALFLGLRGKRVSRQNAWLIIKAAAEQAGLTVEVSPHTLRHSFATHLLQGGADVRVVQELLGHSSVATTQIYTLVTADTLRDMYTQAHPRARADH encoded by the coding sequence GTGAGCCTTGAGCGTGCTGTCGACACCTACCTCAGGCACGTGCGCATCGAGCGCGGCCTCTCCGACAACACGCTCAGCGCCTACCGACGCGACCTCCAGCGCTACCTCGGCTGGCTCGCCGAGAACGGCATAGCGGATGCCGCTGACGTGAGCGCCGCGCACGTCAGCGCCTTCGCCCGCGGGCTCTCCGACGACCCGGAACACCACCTCACGGCATCCTCCGTCGCCCGCGTGCTCTCGACCGTGCGGGGCCTTCACCGGTTCCTGCTCGAAGAGCAGGTCACGCAGGTCGACGTCGCCGCCGAGGTCAAACCGCCGAAGCTGCCGAGCCGACTGCCGAAGGCGATAACGATCGCGCAGGTCGAGGCGCTGCTCGCGACCGCCGCCGGCGACAGCGTGCAGCACATCCGCAATCGCGCCCTGCTCGAACTGCTCTATGCCACGGGCGCTCGCGTCTCGGAAGTGTGCGCCCTCAACGTGGACGACGTCGTCGACACCGACATCGTGCGCCTCACAGGAAAGGGCGACAAGCAGCGCATCGTGCCGATCGGAAGCTTCGCGCGTGCGGCCCTCGACGAATACCTCGTGCGAGTCCGGCCAGCTCTGTCCACGCGCGGTCCGTCCACGCCGGCGCTGTTCCTCGGGCTCAGGGGGAAGCGCGTGTCCCGCCAGAACGCGTGGCTCATCATCAAGGCGGCCGCCGAGCAGGCCGGACTCACGGTCGAGGTCTCGCCGCACACCCTTCGGCACTCCTTCGCGACGCACTTGCTGCAGGGCGGCGCCGACGTGCGCGTCGTGCAGGAGCTGCTCGGGCACTCCTCGGTCGCGACCACGCAGATCTACACGCTCGTGACCGCTGATACGCTTCGCGACATGTACACGCAGGCGCACCCGCGCGCCCGCGCCGATCACTAG
- a CDS encoding ParA family protein: MRHAVATTDDTATAAASSHTELGPTGRPLREFPTPEPLNGHGPARIIALCNQKGGVGKTTTTISMGAALAAYGRRVLCIDFDPQGALSAGLGVNTHDDLTIYDLLLASKTDPREAIQHTAVENLDVIPANIDLSAAEVHLVNEVAREQILARVLRHLTGDYDVILIDCQPSLGLLTVNALTASHGVLIPLECEFFALRGVALLIETIEKVKDRLNPALELDGILATMFDSRTLHSREVLERVVDAFGDDVLETVIGRTVKFPDASVAGMPITEFAPEHNAAKAYRQLARELVARGAVA; this comes from the coding sequence ATGAGGCACGCAGTGGCCACTACGGACGACACCGCGACCGCGGCAGCATCGTCGCACACCGAGCTCGGCCCGACCGGTCGTCCGCTGCGAGAGTTCCCCACACCCGAACCGCTGAACGGGCACGGGCCCGCGCGCATCATCGCGCTGTGCAACCAGAAGGGCGGCGTCGGCAAGACGACGACGACGATCAGCATGGGCGCCGCGCTTGCGGCATACGGGCGCCGCGTGCTGTGCATCGACTTCGACCCGCAGGGCGCCCTGTCGGCCGGCCTCGGCGTGAACACGCACGACGACCTGACGATCTACGACCTGCTGCTCGCGAGCAAGACCGACCCGCGTGAGGCGATCCAGCACACCGCCGTCGAGAACCTCGACGTCATCCCCGCCAACATCGACCTCTCCGCCGCCGAAGTGCACCTCGTGAACGAGGTCGCGCGCGAGCAGATCCTCGCCCGCGTGCTGCGCCACCTCACGGGCGACTACGACGTCATCCTCATCGACTGCCAGCCCTCGCTCGGCCTGCTCACCGTCAACGCCCTCACGGCGAGCCACGGCGTGCTGATCCCGCTCGAGTGCGAGTTCTTCGCCCTGCGCGGCGTCGCCCTGCTGATCGAGACGATCGAGAAGGTCAAGGACCGCCTCAACCCGGCGCTCGAGCTCGACGGCATCCTCGCGACGATGTTCGACTCGCGCACGCTGCACTCCCGCGAAGTGCTCGAGCGGGTCGTCGACGCGTTCGGCGACGACGTTCTCGAGACCGTCATCGGCCGCACCGTCAAGTTCCCCGACGCCTCCGTCGCAGGCATGCCGATCACCGAGTTCGCCCCCGAGCACAACGCGGCGAAGGCGTACAGGCAGCTCGCCAGGGAGCTGGTCGCCCGTGGCGCCGTCGCCTGA
- a CDS encoding segregation and condensation protein A, producing the protein MAPSPDGPTLQPAEPSEPEQQAGFRVALSNFEGPFDLLLSLITKRELDITEVSLSAVTDEFLSYIRGVESEKELDQASEFLVVAATLLDLKIAGLLPQGELVDAEDVALLEARDLLFARLLQYRAFKEASTWFADRLDAESARHPRTVRLEDKYRTRTPELVWTLSLSDFAALAALALAPKGIPVVGLDHLHAPLVSIREQAAYVVGVLRVGEPVTFRQLIAGAEQKGVIVARFIAVLELYRHAALSFEQLEPLGELTLRWAGEHWSDENLANLGADYDG; encoded by the coding sequence GTGGCGCCGTCGCCTGACGGTCCCACGCTGCAGCCTGCCGAGCCGAGCGAGCCGGAGCAGCAGGCGGGATTCCGCGTCGCCCTGAGCAACTTCGAGGGCCCCTTCGACCTGCTGCTCTCGCTCATCACCAAGCGCGAACTCGACATCACCGAAGTCTCGCTGTCCGCCGTGACCGACGAGTTCCTGTCCTACATTCGCGGCGTCGAGTCCGAGAAGGAGCTCGACCAGGCCTCCGAGTTCCTCGTCGTCGCCGCGACGCTGCTCGACCTCAAGATCGCGGGCCTGCTGCCGCAAGGCGAGCTCGTCGACGCCGAAGATGTCGCGCTGCTCGAGGCCCGCGACCTGCTGTTCGCACGCCTGCTGCAGTACCGCGCTTTCAAGGAAGCGTCCACCTGGTTCGCCGACCGGCTCGACGCCGAGTCAGCCCGGCACCCGCGCACCGTGCGGCTCGAAGACAAGTACCGCACGCGCACGCCCGAGCTCGTGTGGACGCTCAGCCTCTCCGACTTCGCCGCCCTCGCCGCCCTGGCGCTCGCGCCGAAGGGGATCCCCGTCGTCGGGCTCGACCACCTGCACGCCCCGCTCGTGAGTATCCGCGAGCAGGCCGCGTACGTCGTGGGCGTGCTGCGCGTCGGCGAGCCCGTGACGTTCCGGCAGCTCATCGCCGGCGCCGAGCAGAAGGGTGTCATCGTCGCCCGATTCATCGCCGTGCTCGAGCTGTACCGGCACGCCGCCCTGTCATTCGAGCAGCTCGAGCCGCTCGGCGAGCTCACCCTCCGCTGGGCCGGCGAGCACTGGTCCGACGAGAACCTTGCCAACCTGGGAGCAGACTATGACGGCTGA
- the scpB gene encoding SMC-Scp complex subunit ScpB, whose translation MTADASTDETIENTTDAAAPRVAASGPASEPDLDRAIEALLMVADEPQSVMGLATALSRPVKHVQAAIHRLVADYDGVDGTVRRGFELREVGGGWRIYVRGDYDQVVADYVSQQNPSRLSQAALETLAVIAYKQPISRGAIASIRAVNVDSVVRTLLGRGLVTELFTDSETGAINYGTTDLVLQQLGINSIDELPPISPLLADGTEGFDGDVR comes from the coding sequence ATGACGGCTGACGCCAGCACCGACGAGACGATCGAGAACACGACGGATGCCGCCGCGCCCCGCGTCGCGGCATCCGGCCCTGCCTCAGAGCCAGACCTCGACCGGGCCATCGAGGCGCTGCTCATGGTCGCCGACGAGCCGCAGTCGGTCATGGGCCTCGCCACCGCGCTCTCCCGGCCCGTGAAGCACGTGCAGGCCGCGATCCACCGGCTCGTCGCCGACTACGACGGCGTCGACGGAACCGTGCGCCGCGGCTTCGAGCTGCGGGAGGTCGGCGGCGGCTGGCGCATCTACGTGCGCGGCGATTACGACCAGGTCGTCGCGGACTACGTGTCGCAGCAGAACCCCAGCCGGCTCTCCCAGGCCGCACTCGAGACGCTCGCCGTGATCGCGTACAAGCAGCCCATCTCGCGCGGCGCGATCGCGTCGATCCGCGCCGTGAACGTGGACTCCGTCGTGCGCACCCTGCTCGGCCGGGGGCTCGTCACGGAACTGTTCACCGACAGCGAGACCGGCGCGATCAACTACGGCACAACGGATCTCGTGCTGCAGCAGCTCGGCATCAACTCCATCGACGAGCTGCCGCCGATCTCACCGCTGCTCGCCGACGGGACGGAGGGCTTCGACGGCGATGTCCGGTAA
- a CDS encoding pseudouridine synthase, which yields MSGNPTEPEQGVRLQKVLAAAGVASRRVCEQYIAEGRVSVNGEVVTVPGTRIDPETDRVAVDGQAVQLDTTKRYVMLNKPRGVVSSMRDEQGRPDLTRFTAEYDERLFNVGRLDAETSGLLVLTNDGELAHVLAHPSFGVSKTYIAKVRGSVTAQTIQVLKDGVDLDDGPIAADAVRLLDQHASGTSLLEVTLHSGRNRIVRRMLAAVGHPVIDLVRRSFGPLHLGTLRSGQMRELTKVELGALLTLARDPEPELDSRTDAARETRGGPRRTPKITHRKGGRR from the coding sequence ATGTCCGGTAACCCCACAGAGCCCGAGCAGGGCGTCCGGCTGCAGAAGGTGCTCGCCGCCGCCGGCGTCGCCTCCCGCCGCGTGTGCGAGCAGTACATCGCCGAGGGCCGCGTGAGCGTCAACGGCGAGGTGGTGACGGTTCCCGGCACGCGCATCGACCCCGAGACCGACCGCGTCGCCGTCGACGGGCAGGCCGTTCAGCTGGACACGACGAAGCGCTACGTCATGCTCAACAAGCCCCGCGGCGTCGTGAGCTCCATGCGCGACGAGCAGGGCCGCCCCGACCTCACGCGCTTCACGGCCGAGTACGACGAACGCCTGTTCAACGTGGGCCGGCTCGACGCCGAGACCTCCGGCCTGCTCGTCCTCACGAACGACGGCGAGCTCGCGCACGTGCTCGCGCACCCCTCGTTCGGCGTGTCGAAGACCTACATCGCCAAGGTGCGCGGGAGCGTCACCGCTCAGACCATCCAGGTGCTGAAGGACGGCGTCGACCTCGACGACGGACCCATCGCCGCCGACGCCGTGAGACTGCTCGATCAGCACGCGTCGGGCACGAGCCTGCTCGAGGTCACGCTGCACTCCGGGCGCAACCGCATCGTCCGCCGCATGCTCGCCGCCGTCGGCCACCCCGTCATCGACCTCGTGCGCCGCAGCTTCGGACCGCTGCACCTCGGCACCCTGCGTTCGGGGCAGATGCGCGAGCTGACTAAGGTGGAACTCGGCGCGCTTCTCACCCTGGCTCGCGATCCCGAGCCGGAGCTGGACTCGAGAACGGATGCCGCTCGCGAGACGCGCGGCGGACCGCGCCGTACGCCGAAGATCACGCACCGCAAGGGAGGACGCCGGTGA